The Mycetohabitans endofungorum genome contains a region encoding:
- a CDS encoding MFS transporter, translating into MNAAPATSAAAAHASHHGNAVMSWVLAAVIGLDYFDNAIFSFFATYIAGGINASPDELVWASSAYALGAVLGILQQHWWVERIGYRRYIAGCMGLYSAGALLAALCDSSAELLFARGIQGYFVGPMLGACRILIQISFTAQRRADALRVFLTLIVLGSALAPIAGAWLVSHFDWRALFACTAPAGFVLGVLALLSLPDTGDVDPAHRTEPHYWAYLVFAFAQAALQIVMTQLRFQLFTGSPGLIVLTVCGIAGLAWFVHHQWHHPAPLVRMHALREPTFQVGLVLYVFYYYLSTGFSYLLPRLMERGLGFTIESTGYFNGVTSLLSGMLLFVYLHYSKHVPRKKWIIVPGFALAALAALWTAQMSPQAGHDALAAPLLLRGLLLLFIVLPVANLTFRVFEIEAFAHGYRLKNLVRQLAISFATASIIMLEQHRLALHETRLVEAANPYNPIFSAALDTLSRSVLATGNPSGDSHGVAIALLARSVAQQANFLASLDGFYFLAAIALVGGLFAAWQRALD; encoded by the coding sequence ATGAACGCCGCTCCGGCAACCAGCGCCGCAGCCGCACACGCATCCCACCACGGCAACGCGGTGATGTCATGGGTGCTCGCGGCGGTCATCGGGCTAGACTATTTCGACAATGCCATTTTCTCGTTCTTCGCTACCTACATCGCCGGCGGCATCAACGCATCCCCCGACGAACTGGTGTGGGCCTCGAGCGCCTATGCGCTGGGCGCTGTGCTGGGCATCCTGCAACAGCATTGGTGGGTCGAGCGAATCGGCTATCGCCGCTACATCGCCGGATGCATGGGTCTCTACAGTGCCGGCGCGTTGCTGGCGGCGCTCTGCGACAGCTCCGCAGAACTGCTGTTCGCGCGAGGCATACAGGGCTACTTCGTGGGTCCGATGCTCGGCGCATGCCGGATCCTGATCCAGATCAGCTTCACCGCGCAGCGCCGAGCCGACGCGCTGCGGGTGTTTCTTACGCTGATCGTCTTGGGCAGTGCGCTCGCCCCGATCGCTGGCGCATGGCTGGTGTCGCATTTCGACTGGCGGGCACTCTTCGCTTGCACTGCGCCCGCGGGCTTCGTGCTCGGCGTGCTCGCGCTGTTGTCGCTGCCCGATACTGGGGACGTCGATCCGGCGCACCGCACCGAGCCGCACTATTGGGCCTATCTGGTGTTCGCATTCGCGCAGGCCGCGTTGCAGATTGTCATGACGCAGCTGCGCTTCCAGCTGTTCACCGGCTCGCCTGGCTTGATCGTATTGACCGTATGCGGCATTGCCGGACTCGCCTGGTTTGTCCACCACCAATGGCATCACCCGGCGCCGCTGGTACGCATGCACGCGCTGCGCGAGCCTACGTTTCAGGTCGGGCTGGTGCTCTATGTGTTCTACTACTACCTATCGACGGGGTTCAGCTACCTGCTGCCCCGGCTGATGGAACGCGGACTGGGTTTTACGATCGAGAGCACGGGATATTTTAACGGCGTCACATCGTTGCTATCCGGCATGCTGCTCTTTGTCTACCTGCATTATTCGAAGCACGTGCCGCGCAAGAAATGGATCATCGTGCCCGGATTCGCGCTCGCGGCATTGGCCGCGCTGTGGACAGCGCAGATGTCGCCCCAGGCCGGCCACGACGCACTCGCCGCTCCGCTGCTGCTGCGCGGCCTGTTGCTGTTGTTCATCGTGCTGCCGGTCGCGAACCTGACCTTCCGCGTCTTCGAGATTGAGGCGTTCGCCCACGGCTACCGGTTGAAGAATCTGGTGCGGCAACTCGCCATCTCATTCGCCACCGCGTCGATCATCATGCTCGAGCAGCATCGGCTCGCGCTGCATGAAACCCGCCTCGTCGAAGCCGCCAACCCATACAATCCGATTTTTTCTGCGGCACTGGACACGCTCAGCCGCAGCGTACTGGCCACCGGCAATCCGTCCGGTGATTCGCACGGCGTCGCCATCGCGCTGCTCGCCCGCAGTGTCGCGCAGCAGGCGAATTTCCTCGCTTCGCTGGATGGCTTTTACTTTCTTGCCGCGATAGCGCTCGTCGGCGGGTTGTTCGCTGCATGGCAGCGTGCATTGGACTGA
- a CDS encoding zinc-dependent peptidase, producing the protein MFSKVSGWLERRRRERALREFAISDALWAHTCARLPFLCYLTDGDQARLRELVSLFLAQKTFTTTHALELTDEICVDIATQACLPVLNLGLELYRGWVGIIVYPGEFVIRKTVEDEAGVVHEITQDASGEAWEGGPVILSWEDVQMTDGRDAYNVVIHEFAHKIDMLDGDADGHPPLIRRWHAALECTEWGDIFDNAYDQFCARVDAVPPHLWARLERDSLIDPYAAEHPSEFFAVCSEALFVRPHAFAEQYPQLYRLLARYYRQDPAGTGILKNSPTN; encoded by the coding sequence ATGTTCAGCAAAGTCTCCGGCTGGCTCGAGCGACGGCGCCGCGAGCGCGCGCTGCGCGAGTTCGCGATTTCTGACGCGCTATGGGCACACACCTGCGCGCGGCTGCCATTCCTATGCTATTTGACCGACGGCGATCAGGCGCGGCTGCGCGAGCTGGTCAGCCTGTTCCTGGCGCAAAAGACGTTCACGACCACACACGCGCTCGAGTTGACCGACGAGATCTGCGTGGACATTGCCACGCAGGCCTGCCTGCCGGTGCTGAACCTGGGCTTGGAGCTGTATCGCGGATGGGTCGGCATCATCGTCTACCCAGGCGAGTTTGTGATCCGCAAGACCGTCGAAGACGAAGCCGGTGTGGTCCATGAGATCACGCAGGATGCCAGCGGCGAAGCGTGGGAAGGCGGCCCGGTGATCCTGTCCTGGGAAGACGTGCAGATGACCGATGGTCGCGATGCGTACAACGTCGTGATCCACGAGTTCGCCCACAAGATCGACATGCTGGACGGCGATGCCGACGGCCATCCGCCGCTGATTCGCCGCTGGCATGCAGCGCTGGAGTGCACTGAATGGGGCGACATCTTCGATAACGCGTACGATCAGTTCTGCGCGCGCGTGGACGCGGTTCCACCGCACCTCTGGGCACGCCTGGAGCGCGATTCGCTGATCGACCCGTATGCCGCCGAACACCCGTCGGAATTCTTCGCGGTCTGCAGCGAGGCGCTGTTCGTGCGGCCACACGCCTTCGCTGAGCAGTATCCGCAGCTGTACCGGCTGCTCGCGCGCTATTATCGACAGGACCCAGCCGGCACCGGGATCCTGAAAAATTCGCCAACCAACTGA
- a CDS encoding type B 50S ribosomal protein L31 — MKTGIHPDIREVVFQDMSNGKTFIISSTIQTRETIELDGKTYPLAKVEVSSESHPFYTGEQNKFMDTTGRVEKFRQKFGNRAGAKVAK, encoded by the coding sequence ATGAAGACAGGCATTCACCCCGATATCCGCGAGGTCGTGTTCCAGGACATGTCCAACGGCAAGACGTTCATCATCAGTTCAACGATCCAGACGCGTGAGACGATCGAGCTTGACGGCAAAACCTATCCGCTCGCTAAGGTTGAAGTGTCTTCCGAATCGCACCCTTTCTACACGGGCGAGCAGAACAAGTTCATGGATACGACCGGCCGCGTCGAGAAGTTCCGCCAAAAGTTTGGCAACCGTGCCGGCGCGAAGGTCGCGAAGTAA
- a CDS encoding ArnT family glycosyltransferase, with protein MRPVVRLTAAATNALPRWALLTICVVYAAFGLFGRDPWKNEDAAGFGVMWTMASGTWRDWLLPNLVGKPVTTDGPLAYWVGASFIRWLDPLVDPSNASRLYTGVFFCMTCAFVWYGAYLLGRRPEVQPFKYAFGGEPLPRDYGRTLADGALLIVLGCFGLAERGHETTPQIAEMTAVAMLLYGLVRSLDKPLQGAAWTGVALGGIALAGNPVLATALLVAIVATVGLVHGVQTKPFAVVTMPLALALGLAWPLVALWVFPAHAPDFLRTWFHGNFDEYAGPPSKALFYAIKNLPLFTWPAWPLAIWSWYSWGGLRRAPHVAIPMFVFWPLLVLVVLQSHQTNRFFMLLIPPLAVLAAFGLPTLKRGAINAIDWFAVLSFTILGSFVWLVWLASLTGFPHPLARNLARLVPGFQPEFAPLSFLCALVVTLGWIALVRWRISRQPRVIWRSVVLTSGGTTLMWVLLMTLWLPVVNYSRTYRDVATQIATHLPSDYACIQPVRLGNAQLATFAYFGNMRFAFGDEDCDVLLRQDTHDFSAPGALPPYAWHLAWEGRRTADRDELFRLYVRVERTKAPPHRGMRHRTVQ; from the coding sequence ATGAGACCCGTTGTCCGACTCACGGCCGCGGCCACCAACGCCCTGCCACGCTGGGCCTTGCTGACGATTTGCGTCGTCTATGCAGCATTCGGCCTGTTCGGCCGTGATCCTTGGAAGAACGAGGATGCCGCCGGCTTCGGCGTCATGTGGACGATGGCAAGCGGTACCTGGCGCGATTGGCTGCTGCCGAACCTGGTCGGCAAGCCCGTGACGACAGATGGGCCACTTGCCTATTGGGTCGGTGCCTCCTTTATCCGATGGCTAGATCCGCTGGTCGATCCGAGCAACGCATCGCGCCTCTACACCGGCGTGTTTTTCTGCATGACCTGCGCGTTCGTCTGGTATGGTGCGTACCTGCTTGGCCGGCGCCCAGAAGTGCAGCCGTTTAAATATGCGTTTGGCGGCGAACCGTTGCCACGAGACTACGGGCGCACGTTGGCCGATGGCGCGCTGCTGATCGTGCTGGGTTGCTTTGGGCTGGCCGAGCGCGGCCACGAGACGACGCCGCAAATCGCTGAAATGACTGCGGTCGCCATGCTGCTGTACGGGCTAGTGCGCAGCCTCGACAAGCCCTTGCAAGGTGCGGCATGGACTGGCGTTGCACTAGGTGGCATCGCATTGGCGGGCAATCCGGTGCTGGCAACCGCATTGCTCGTGGCGATCGTTGCCACGGTCGGTCTGGTCCACGGCGTCCAGACCAAGCCGTTTGCCGTGGTCACGATGCCGTTGGCCCTCGCGCTGGGGCTGGCGTGGCCACTGGTCGCGCTATGGGTGTTCCCAGCGCATGCACCGGATTTCTTACGCACGTGGTTCCACGGCAACTTCGATGAGTATGCTGGGCCGCCGTCCAAGGCGCTGTTCTACGCGATTAAGAACTTGCCCCTGTTCACATGGCCCGCATGGCCACTTGCGATCTGGTCCTGGTACAGCTGGGGCGGCCTGCGCCGCGCACCGCATGTGGCAATTCCGATGTTCGTGTTCTGGCCCCTGCTGGTGCTGGTCGTGCTGCAAAGCCATCAAACCAACCGGTTTTTCATGCTGCTGATTCCGCCGCTCGCGGTACTCGCCGCGTTCGGCCTGCCCACGCTGAAGCGCGGCGCGATCAACGCAATCGACTGGTTCGCGGTGCTCAGCTTCACAATCCTCGGCTCGTTCGTCTGGCTGGTCTGGCTCGCGAGCTTGACCGGCTTCCCGCATCCGCTAGCCCGCAACCTCGCGCGGCTGGTGCCCGGATTCCAGCCCGAATTCGCGCCCTTGTCGTTCCTGTGCGCGCTTGTCGTTACGCTCGGCTGGATCGCATTGGTACGCTGGCGCATCTCGCGGCAACCGAGGGTAATCTGGCGCAGTGTCGTGCTGACCAGCGGCGGCACGACACTGATGTGGGTGCTGCTGATGACGCTATGGTTGCCCGTGGTGAACTACAGCCGGACCTACCGTGACGTCGCCACGCAAATTGCCACGCATTTGCCATCTGACTATGCATGTATCCAGCCGGTGCGTCTGGGTAACGCTCAATTGGCGACCTTCGCGTACTTCGGCAATATGCGCTTTGCATTTGGCGATGAGGATTGCGACGTACTGCTGCGACAGGACACGCACGATTTCAGCGCGCCGGGTGCCCTGCCGCCATACGCATGGCACCTCGCATGGGAAGGACGCCGGACCGCGGATCGCGACGAGTTGTTCCGGTTGTATGTCAGGGTTGAGCGAACGAAGGCGCCACCGCACCGTGGTATGAGGCATCGCACGGTCCAATAG